CCGAAAATCGTGGCTGGAAGGTACGTGTTCTCGATGCGCCCTTAGGGGAGGTTATCGGTATAGAACATGCGTCATTTCAGATCGAAGGTCGTTTTGCCTATGGCATGCTACGCAGTGAAATCGGCGTTCACCGGCTGGTGCGTATTTCGCCTACCGACGATAAAAAGCGTCGTCACACCACCTTTGCGAGTGTCGAAGTGATGCCCGTGTTGCCTGATGATATCGAGGTCAATCTCAATCCAGCTGATGTGCGCGTTGACGTGTACCGGGCGAGTGGACCAGGTGGTCAATGTGTCAATACCACCGATTCGGCCGTACGTCTCACTCATATTCCTACTGGCACCGTTGTGACCTGCCAGAATCAAAAGTCGCAGCTTCAGAACAAAGAAGCGGCGTTTCGTATCTTGCGCGCTCGCTTGTTTGAACTTGAAGAACGCAAACGTCAGGAAGAAATTGAAGCTCTGCGCGGCGAGAAGCGCGAGAATAGTTTTGGCAGTCAAATTCGCAATTATGTGCTGTATCCCTATCAAATGGTGAAGGACTTACGCAGCGGCATCGAAACGGGCAATGTCGATGCTGTTTTAGGCGGAGATCTTGATCAGTTTGTTATTGGATATCATCGATGGAATGCATCACGAGGGGCTTAACAAGAATTTTCAGTCGGTTTATTGGTATGCCGTGAGGGCGGGCAAATCGGTATAGATCACCATCATCCGACATGGCACAATACGTACCGCAGGCTTCAGTTACGAGGTCTTCATCTGAAACTTTCCGGGAAGGAACACCATGGATCCACAAGGACTGTGTGCTATCGCAGACGATATGCGGGTAGACATTGTCAAGATGATTGCAGAGGCAGGAAGTGGGCATCCAGGTGGATCTCTTTCCTGTATCGACATCTTGGCAGCACTGTATTTCGGGGGGGTGCTTACTCATGACCCTGAGCACCCTGATGATCCTTCTCGCGATCGGTTTATCTTAGCGAAGGGTCATGCTGCCCCTGCTTTGTATACTGCACTGGCGCATGCAGGTTATTTTCCTCGCGAAGAACTTATGACACTGCGCAAACTCGGCACGCGCTTGCAGGGTCACCCTGATTGCAGCTTGTTACCGGGCGTTGAAGTGTCAACAGGTTCGCTGGGTCAAGGGCTTTCTATCGCAGCTGGTATGGCGTGTGGCCTGCGTCTTAATGGCAGCAATGTACACGTATTTTGCCTGTTAGGCGATGGTGAATGCGAAGAAGGTCAGGTTTGGGAAGCAGCGATGTTTGCCGCTCATGAACACCTGGGATCACTTGTTGCCATTGTTGATGCGAATGGTCTACAGATCGATGGGGCAGTAAACGACGTCGTACAGACCGGCACTCTTTCTGATAAGTTTCATGCTTTTGGTTGGGATGTTTCCGAAGTGGATGGCAACGATGTCAAGGCGGTTAGGGATCTTTTGATGTCTTTGAAGTCATCGCCATCTAATCACCCTCAGGCAGTAATTGCCCACACTATCAAGGGGAAGGGCGTGTCATTTATGGAAGGCCAGGCTGGCTGGCATGGTAAGGCACCCAATGCGGAAGAACTTACCCGTGCCCTTTCAGATCTCGCCCGTACAAAGGAGTAGTCCCATGGTACAGTTTGCAACATCCGAACAGGCTGCTCTCAAGAAAGCTACCCGCGCTGCTTTCGGTCCAACACTAGTTGAATTGGCAAGCGCTGGCGTGCCTGTTGTGGCGGTTGATGCCGATCTTTCAGGATCGACTACCCTAAAAAAGTTTGCTGAGTCTGCCGAGGGTGCGGGACGCTTTTTCAATG
This genomic interval from Cryptobacterium curtum DSM 15641 contains the following:
- the prfB gene encoding peptide chain release factor 2; translated protein: MADSVEVNKAAERLTEAHSFLHIDARKQRLAELDQQTAQPGFWDDIDRAQAVSKEASDIRTLLDTYEHAHTLLDDWRCALDLAQDDPDFATEAQKAADELSRLLDDFEIESWFGNRFDEGDCIVTINPGSGGLEAQDWCDMLFHMYTKYAENRGWKVRVLDAPLGEVIGIEHASFQIEGRFAYGMLRSEIGVHRLVRISPTDDKKRRHTTFASVEVMPVLPDDIEVNLNPADVRVDVYRASGPGGQCVNTTDSAVRLTHIPTGTVVTCQNQKSQLQNKEAAFRILRARLFELEERKRQEEIEALRGEKRENSFGSQIRNYVLYPYQMVKDLRSGIETGNVDAVLGGDLDQFVIGYHRWNASRGA
- a CDS encoding transketolase, which produces MDPQGLCAIADDMRVDIVKMIAEAGSGHPGGSLSCIDILAALYFGGVLTHDPEHPDDPSRDRFILAKGHAAPALYTALAHAGYFPREELMTLRKLGTRLQGHPDCSLLPGVEVSTGSLGQGLSIAAGMACGLRLNGSNVHVFCLLGDGECEEGQVWEAAMFAAHEHLGSLVAIVDANGLQIDGAVNDVVQTGTLSDKFHAFGWDVSEVDGNDVKAVRDLLMSLKSSPSNHPQAVIAHTIKGKGVSFMEGQAGWHGKAPNAEELTRALSDLARTKE